A window of Rubricoccus marinus contains these coding sequences:
- a CDS encoding protein-L-isoaspartate(D-aspartate) O-methyltransferase produces MRNAAFLRRELVELLRAKGIADERVLEAIGTVPRHVFIPDSSLQHRAYEDEAIPIRRGQTISQPFTVAYMTALLDAQPGERILEVGTGSGYQAAVLVALGARVFSVERHKPLLDQTRGVLAEHGISVRTRHGDGMEGWRAYAPYDAIIVTAAGPDVPPDLVEQLRAPTETKPGGRLVIPIGEHDGQQQIYRIRRTGADEIETEPLAKVRFVPLLPGTPGA; encoded by the coding sequence ATGCGCAACGCCGCCTTCCTGCGCCGTGAACTCGTGGAGCTGCTCCGCGCGAAGGGCATCGCGGACGAGCGCGTGCTGGAGGCCATCGGGACGGTCCCGCGGCACGTGTTCATCCCGGACAGCAGCTTGCAGCACCGCGCCTACGAGGACGAGGCGATCCCCATCCGGCGCGGTCAGACCATCTCGCAGCCGTTTACCGTGGCGTACATGACGGCGCTGCTGGACGCGCAGCCGGGCGAGCGCATCCTGGAAGTGGGGACGGGCAGCGGCTACCAAGCTGCTGTTCTCGTCGCGCTCGGCGCCCGCGTGTTCTCCGTCGAGCGGCACAAGCCGTTGCTGGACCAGACCCGCGGCGTCCTTGCGGAGCACGGCATCTCGGTCCGCACCCGCCACGGCGACGGGATGGAAGGCTGGCGCGCCTACGCGCCGTACGACGCCATCATCGTCACCGCCGCAGGGCCGGACGTGCCGCCGGACTTGGTAGAGCAACTCCGCGCGCCGACTGAGACGAAGCCCGGCGGCCGCCTCGTCATCCCCATCGGCGAGCACGACGGACAGCAGCAGATCTACCGCATCCGCCGCACGGGCGCCGACGAGA
- a CDS encoding extracellular solute-binding protein, producing MPPETPADTARVVALPTSQLPEDAEGPLVVYTGRSEGLAAPLIQRFRERTGLEVEVRYADDAALLAMLAAEGYRSPADVLWGNSAGAMGTAAARNLLTVLPDSMRVLPGQFVPISGRWLPLTVRFRVLAYAPDRVDKAALPTSIIGLPDVAVLNGRLGWTPAYSSFQDFLTAVRLEGNDNVAADWLDAMMASGAKAYASNEQMLNALATGAIDAALINHHHVLLANEDGADLAFHTFAAGDPGNLGTVTGAGVLDTSARQRAARQFVSFLLSAEAQTFAAENTKEIPVVAGAEVPSGYLTFEAAAELAPRLDVERFRDFDGTLALLRTKGLMPEAAR from the coding sequence GTGCCACCGGAGACCCCCGCAGACACCGCGCGCGTTGTCGCGCTGCCGACCTCGCAACTGCCGGAGGACGCCGAGGGGCCGCTTGTGGTCTACACCGGCCGCTCGGAAGGCCTCGCCGCGCCGCTCATCCAGAGGTTCCGCGAGAGAACGGGGCTAGAGGTCGAGGTCCGCTACGCGGACGATGCGGCGCTGCTGGCGATGCTCGCCGCGGAGGGCTACCGCAGCCCCGCCGACGTCCTGTGGGGCAACTCGGCGGGCGCGATGGGCACCGCGGCGGCGCGCAACCTGCTCACCGTCCTGCCGGACTCGATGCGCGTGCTCCCCGGCCAGTTCGTGCCCATCAGCGGCCGCTGGCTTCCGCTCACCGTCCGCTTCCGCGTTCTCGCCTACGCGCCGGACCGCGTGGACAAAGCCGCGCTGCCCACGTCGATCATCGGCCTCCCGGACGTGGCTGTCCTCAACGGCCGCTTGGGCTGGACGCCCGCGTATTCCTCGTTCCAGGACTTCCTCACCGCCGTCCGCCTCGAGGGCAATGACAACGTGGCCGCAGACTGGCTGGACGCCATGATGGCCTCTGGCGCGAAAGCGTACGCCTCCAACGAGCAGATGCTGAACGCCCTGGCCACAGGCGCGATCGACGCGGCATTGATCAACCACCACCACGTGCTGCTCGCGAACGAGGACGGCGCCGACCTGGCGTTCCACACCTTCGCGGCCGGCGATCCCGGCAACCTCGGGACGGTGACCGGAGCAGGCGTTCTTGACACGTCGGCGCGCCAGCGGGCCGCGCGGCAGTTCGTCTCGTTCCTGCTCTCGGCCGAGGCGCAGACGTTCGCGGCGGAGAACACGAAGGAGATCCCCGTCGTGGCCGGCGCCGAGGTCCCGTCGGGCTACCTCACCTTCGAGGCCGCCGCCGAGCTCGCCCCGCGCCTGGACGTGGAGCGCTTCCGCGATTTCGACGGCACGCTCGCGCTGCTCCGTACGAAGGGCTTGATGCCGGAGGCCGCTCGGTAG
- a CDS encoding TonB-dependent receptor plug domain-containing protein, with protein MRTLFALALLLASGARAQPADSVQAGDLGSEVVVTASRLLDAARQTGRHTTVITEADIAQSPARSVSDLLRFAAGVETASRGDAQADISVRGATFNGVLFLVDGARFNDPMTGHFLSDFPIPLAEIARIEILRGPASAVYGPDALGGVVHVITKTALAKNEGGASGEVGIRNGDPDLWGFEAAARGRSAARAWSVAYEGLDIGGEPIRDAEGAPIVGSGGEVRTDLSRHALTLAGATDLGGARLTARLAGDTRHFNAFQYYTPFASDSAREATSTAWAQLGLAGASGATRWRVQSAGRLHRDRYTYYPGLAPNTHVTARGTLTADASREVRGGLTLGAGASGEVRGIDSNNQGAHTDASGGVFALARWQAARGVTLTASGRVDADPIYGIEPTPMLSLAWEAAPALTLRASGGRAVRAPTYVERYFNTEAPRPGGNLGNPDLRAERAWNAEAGADLFAGAGLALRATGFWRRTTDLIDFARLSPEAEFFLAQNVLEARAAGFELHAEAQREIASGATLRAEAAYTYTDIQLDGTAPGAVYKYALSHSPHLVQARLSLGVGTTRLGVDGLWKERLDLPSVAVADVQLSFAVPVGGARGEVQLSVRNVTNAQYAEVFGAPMPGRAGTGGVRLLF; from the coding sequence GTGCGCACGCTTTTCGCCCTCGCCCTGCTCCTCGCCTCTGGCGCCCGCGCCCAACCCGCCGACTCCGTCCAGGCCGGCGACCTCGGCTCGGAGGTGGTCGTCACCGCCAGCCGCCTGCTGGACGCCGCCCGCCAGACCGGCCGCCACACGACGGTCATCACCGAGGCCGACATCGCGCAGAGCCCGGCGCGGAGCGTGAGCGACCTTTTGCGCTTCGCAGCCGGCGTGGAAACGGCCTCGCGCGGGGATGCCCAGGCCGACATCAGCGTGCGCGGCGCGACGTTCAACGGCGTGCTCTTCCTCGTGGACGGCGCCCGCTTTAACGACCCGATGACGGGGCACTTCCTGAGCGACTTCCCGATCCCTCTAGCGGAGATCGCGCGCATCGAGATCCTGCGCGGGCCCGCCTCGGCGGTGTACGGGCCGGACGCGCTCGGCGGCGTGGTCCACGTGATCACGAAGACGGCCCTCGCCAAGAACGAGGGGGGCGCCTCTGGCGAGGTCGGGATCCGCAACGGCGACCCAGACCTGTGGGGCTTCGAGGCTGCCGCCAGAGGCCGAAGCGCGGCGCGCGCCTGGAGCGTGGCCTACGAAGGGCTGGACATCGGCGGCGAGCCCATCCGCGATGCCGAGGGCGCGCCCATCGTAGGCAGCGGCGGCGAGGTCCGGACCGACCTCTCGCGCCACGCGCTCACGCTCGCGGGCGCGACGGACCTCGGCGGCGCGCGCCTGACGGCGCGCCTCGCGGGCGACACGCGGCACTTCAACGCCTTCCAGTATTACACCCCGTTCGCGAGCGATAGCGCCCGCGAGGCCACCTCGACGGCCTGGGCGCAGCTCGGCCTCGCGGGGGCCTCTGGCGCCACGCGCTGGCGCGTGCAGAGCGCAGGGCGGCTCCACCGCGACCGCTACACCTACTACCCGGGCCTCGCGCCGAACACGCACGTCACCGCCAGAGGCACGCTGACGGCGGACGCCTCTCGCGAGGTGCGCGGCGGCCTCACGCTCGGCGCGGGCGCCTCGGGCGAGGTGCGCGGCATCGACTCCAACAACCAGGGCGCGCACACCGACGCCTCGGGCGGCGTGTTCGCCCTCGCGCGGTGGCAGGCCGCCCGAGGCGTCACGCTCACCGCCAGCGGCCGCGTGGACGCCGACCCCATCTACGGCATCGAGCCCACGCCGATGCTCTCGCTCGCGTGGGAAGCCGCGCCCGCGCTCACGCTCCGGGCCTCTGGCGGACGCGCCGTGCGCGCGCCGACGTACGTGGAGCGGTACTTCAACACGGAGGCCCCGCGCCCCGGCGGCAACCTCGGCAACCCGGACCTCCGCGCCGAACGCGCCTGGAACGCCGAGGCCGGCGCCGACCTGTTCGCCGGGGCGGGCCTCGCGCTGCGGGCCACCGGCTTCTGGCGCCGCACGACCGACCTCATCGACTTCGCGCGGCTCTCGCCAGAGGCCGAGTTCTTCCTCGCGCAGAACGTGCTGGAGGCGCGCGCGGCAGGCTTCGAACTCCACGCCGAAGCCCAGCGCGAGATCGCCTCTGGCGCCACGCTCCGCGCGGAGGCTGCGTACACCTACACCGACATCCAGCTAGACGGCACCGCGCCGGGCGCGGTCTACAAGTACGCGCTGAGCCACTCGCCGCACCTCGTCCAGGCGCGGCTCTCGCTGGGAGTTGGCACCACCCGCCTCGGCGTGGACGGCCTCTGGAAAGAGCGGCTGGACCTGCCCTCGGTCGCGGTGGCGGACGTGCAGCTCAGCTTCGCGGTCCCCGTCGGCGGCGCCAGAGGTGAGGTCCAGCTCTCGGTCCGCAACGTCACCAACGCGCAGTACGCCGAGGTCTTCGGCGCGCCGATGCCTGGCCGCGCCGGCACGGGCGGCGTCCGCCTGCTGTTCTAG
- the folP gene encoding dihydropteroate synthase, with the protein MPIPASSADPAARWVLDCRGRALDCRPGRAHVMGILNVTPDSFSDGGRYAGVQAALDRAGEMAASGAAIIDVGGESTRPKGKTYGAGAEAVSLDDELERVIPVVEAIARELPHVLISVDTYKGPVARASLRAGAHLVNDVTGLRHGVGTATAATDYGAPLVVMHAVGKPGEMVHVRASGDIVGEVEASLARSVRAAHEAGVRDVIVDAGFGFGKTSEDNLRLVDQTDALRQRLGRPVLVGASRKSTIGQVLGGDGDPAPVDQRAWGSVGLAVLAALRGASILRVHDVRETAEAVRLALAAQEASGAFQAHPPAEVPGTDRSARNSAAPQRPAPLAPEA; encoded by the coding sequence ATGCCCATCCCCGCCTCCTCTGCCGACCCCGCCGCGCGGTGGGTGCTGGACTGCCGGGGCCGCGCGCTGGACTGCCGGCCGGGCCGCGCGCACGTGATGGGCATTCTCAACGTGACGCCGGACTCGTTCTCGGACGGCGGGCGCTACGCCGGCGTCCAGGCTGCGCTGGACCGCGCGGGCGAGATGGCGGCCTCTGGCGCCGCGATCATCGACGTGGGCGGGGAGAGCACCCGGCCAAAAGGGAAGACGTACGGCGCCGGCGCCGAGGCGGTGAGCCTGGACGACGAGTTGGAGCGCGTGATCCCAGTCGTCGAAGCCATCGCGCGGGAGCTGCCGCACGTCCTGATCTCCGTCGACACCTACAAAGGGCCCGTTGCCCGGGCGTCGCTGCGGGCCGGCGCGCACCTCGTCAACGACGTGACCGGCCTGCGCCACGGCGTCGGGACGGCCACGGCCGCCACCGATTACGGCGCACCGCTCGTGGTCATGCACGCCGTCGGCAAGCCGGGGGAGATGGTGCACGTGCGGGCTTCTGGCGACATCGTAGGCGAGGTGGAGGCGTCGCTCGCGCGGTCCGTCCGCGCGGCGCACGAGGCGGGCGTGCGCGACGTGATCGTGGACGCGGGCTTCGGCTTTGGCAAAACCTCGGAGGACAACCTCCGGCTCGTGGACCAGACCGACGCGCTCCGCCAGAGGCTGGGCCGGCCCGTGCTCGTGGGCGCCTCGCGCAAGAGCACCATCGGGCAGGTCCTCGGCGGGGACGGGGACCCCGCGCCCGTCGACCAGCGCGCGTGGGGCTCGGTTGGGCTCGCGGTCTTGGCGGCGTTGCGCGGCGCAAGCATCCTCCGCGTCCACGACGTGCGCGAGACCGCCGAGGCCGTCCGTCTCGCCCTCGCCGCGCAAGAGGCCTCTGGCGCGTTCCAGGCGCACCCGCCTGCGGAAGTGCCGGGGACCGACCGCTCCGCCCGGAATTCGGCTGCGCCTCAACGGCCCGCGCCTCTGGCGCCAGAGGCATGA
- a CDS encoding NAD+ synthase yields the protein MKIALCQINPTVGDLAGNCARILGRAHRAARDGARIAVFPELCVTGYPPMDLLDRPAFLQDVRDALNHLMAETPEGLAIIVGAPVENTTPHGKRLFNAAIVIERGRIVGQVSKTLLPTYDVFDEYRYFEPADERRVVEVAGLRLGLHVCEDMWNNEEQAPYHLYKANPIDELAAQGIDLFVNISASPYCVGKPEERAEIIAESCREHGVPFVYVNTVGANTELIFDGDSRVHNEAGEEVLRLSLWREDYAVWDTATQEASGGGRRDADTIAEIHDALVLGIRDYVRKTGEGVFEKALIGLSGGIDSAVTCALAAEALGPDRVVGVTMPSAYSSGGSVDDSRDLADNLGIEFHEVSIRPAVDAFHAMLNEPLAGPPSGVTEENIQARARGLTLMAISNAEGHLLLTTGNKSEMAVGYATLYGDMSGGLAVLSDVFKEQVYALARHINEREGREIVPENTITKPPSAELRPDQKDSDSLPPYEVLDEILLRYVERHESPQAIVAATGFDRATVERIARMVDRNEYKRRQAAPGLRISSKAFGIGRRLPIVMQRTRIAPDGETADVAPEAQAEAVGHAE from the coding sequence ATGAAAATCGCCCTCTGCCAGATCAACCCCACCGTCGGGGACCTCGCGGGCAACTGCGCCCGCATCCTCGGCCGCGCGCACCGCGCCGCGCGCGACGGCGCCCGCATCGCCGTTTTCCCCGAGCTGTGCGTCACCGGCTACCCGCCGATGGACCTCTTGGACCGACCGGCGTTCCTCCAAGACGTGCGCGACGCGCTGAATCACCTCATGGCCGAGACGCCAGAGGGCCTCGCGATCATCGTCGGCGCCCCGGTCGAGAACACCACGCCCCACGGCAAGCGGCTGTTCAACGCCGCGATCGTGATCGAGCGCGGGCGGATCGTGGGCCAGGTCTCCAAGACGCTCCTGCCTACCTACGACGTGTTCGACGAGTACCGCTACTTCGAGCCCGCCGACGAGCGGCGCGTCGTCGAGGTCGCCGGGCTGCGGCTGGGGCTGCACGTCTGCGAGGACATGTGGAACAACGAGGAGCAGGCCCCCTACCACCTCTACAAGGCCAACCCCATCGACGAGCTGGCGGCCCAGGGCATCGACCTGTTCGTCAACATCTCGGCCAGCCCGTACTGCGTCGGCAAGCCCGAGGAGCGCGCCGAGATCATCGCGGAGTCCTGCCGCGAGCACGGCGTCCCGTTCGTCTACGTCAACACGGTCGGCGCCAACACGGAGCTGATCTTCGACGGCGACAGCCGCGTGCACAACGAGGCGGGCGAGGAGGTCCTGCGCCTCAGCCTCTGGCGCGAGGACTACGCCGTCTGGGACACCGCCACGCAAGAGGCCTCGGGCGGCGGGCGGCGCGACGCCGACACGATTGCCGAGATCCACGACGCGCTCGTTCTCGGGATCCGCGACTACGTGCGCAAAACCGGCGAGGGCGTCTTCGAGAAAGCGCTGATCGGCCTCTCGGGCGGCATCGACTCGGCGGTGACCTGCGCGCTCGCCGCGGAAGCGCTCGGGCCCGACCGCGTGGTCGGCGTGACCATGCCCAGCGCGTACTCCTCTGGCGGCAGCGTGGACGACAGCCGCGACCTCGCCGACAACCTCGGCATCGAGTTCCACGAGGTCAGCATCCGCCCGGCCGTCGATGCCTTCCACGCCATGCTCAACGAGCCTCTGGCGGGACCGCCGAGCGGCGTGACGGAAGAGAACATCCAGGCCCGCGCCAGAGGCCTGACGCTGATGGCGATCTCCAACGCCGAGGGGCACCTGCTGCTGACCACGGGTAACAAGTCCGAGATGGCCGTCGGCTACGCGACGCTCTACGGCGACATGAGCGGCGGCCTCGCCGTGCTCTCAGACGTGTTCAAGGAGCAGGTCTACGCCCTCGCGCGCCACATCAACGAGCGGGAGGGCCGCGAGATCGTCCCGGAGAACACGATCACCAAGCCGCCCAGCGCCGAGCTCCGCCCCGACCAGAAGGACTCCGACTCGCTCCCGCCCTACGAGGTGCTCGACGAGATCCTCTTGCGCTACGTCGAGCGCCACGAATCCCCCCAGGCCATCGTCGCGGCCACAGGCTTCGACCGCGCGACGGTCGAGCGCATCGCGCGCATGGTGGACCGCAACGAGTACAAGCGCCGGCAGGCCGCCCCCGGCCTCCGCATCTCGTCCAAGGCCTTCGGCATCGGACGCCGCCTGCCGATTGTGATGCAGCGGACCCGCATCGCGCCGGACGGCGAGACCGCCGACGTGGCGCCAGAGGCGCAAGCCGAGGCGGTGGGTCACGCGGAGTAG
- the cdaA gene encoding diadenylate cyclase CdaA: MSGVLGIIDIWFLPVGWRDIIDVAVVTLLVYQVYRLIRGTIAVQIAFALLGLYILNVAVSALGLTTLRTLFGVVGDVFVLALIIVFAPEIRQALFLVGRNPIVRRFVATAPRQKITAEIVAALDEMSRTRMGSLIAFARSTGLRNYIESGTRIQADVERDLLVSIFWHNSPLHDGAVIVQGQKIEAARCILPVSDARELDPHLGLRHRAAIGLSERTDAFVIVTSEETGRISVAEGGKLDVGLSLGEVEARLNAAFSPDRGRTTPASGAEASSSDSAATPEA, encoded by the coding sequence ATGAGCGGCGTTCTCGGCATTATCGACATCTGGTTCCTGCCGGTCGGCTGGCGGGACATCATCGACGTGGCGGTGGTCACGCTGCTGGTGTACCAGGTGTACCGCCTGATCCGCGGGACGATCGCGGTGCAGATCGCCTTCGCGCTCCTCGGGCTCTACATCCTCAACGTGGCCGTGAGCGCGCTGGGGCTGACCACGCTCAGGACGCTGTTCGGCGTTGTGGGCGACGTGTTCGTGCTCGCGCTCATCATCGTGTTCGCGCCCGAGATCCGGCAGGCGCTCTTCCTCGTGGGCCGCAACCCCATCGTGCGGCGCTTTGTGGCGACGGCGCCGCGGCAGAAGATCACGGCCGAGATCGTGGCCGCGCTCGACGAGATGAGCCGGACGCGGATGGGCAGCCTCATCGCGTTCGCGCGCAGCACGGGGCTGCGCAACTACATCGAGAGCGGGACGCGCATCCAGGCCGACGTAGAGCGCGACCTGCTGGTCAGCATCTTCTGGCACAACTCGCCGCTCCACGACGGCGCCGTGATCGTGCAGGGGCAGAAGATCGAGGCCGCCCGCTGCATCCTGCCGGTTTCGGACGCGCGAGAGCTGGACCCGCACCTCGGCCTCCGCCACCGCGCCGCCATCGGGCTCAGCGAGCGGACCGACGCCTTCGTGATCGTGACGAGCGAGGAGACCGGCCGCATCTCGGTCGCCGAGGGCGGCAAGCTGGACGTCGGCCTCTCGCTCGGCGAGGTGGAGGCGCGCCTCAACGCCGCCTTCTCGCCCGACCGTGGGCGCACCACGCCGGCCTCTGGCGCCGAAGCATCCTCCAGCGATTCGGCGGCGACGCCAGAGGCCTGA
- a CDS encoding sigma-70 family RNA polymerase sigma factor — protein sequence MFVPRSQRMLDQYLQEIGTIDLLKPEQEVELAVRIKQGDEAALHQMVRANLRFVVSVAKKYQGQGLSLADLINEGNYGLIKAAQRFDETRGFKFISYAVWWIRQAILQALAEQSRVVRLPLNRIGTISKIRKATARLQQIHDRPPTAEELAADLDIPVQKIKDAFVHQSRSVSMDAPFGEEDDNNLLDVLADEADVPPDEALLDESLKQDIERALGTLDPREAEITRLYFGIGREHPLTLEEIGQNFSLTRERVRQIKEKALRKLRQKHRREELENHVGG from the coding sequence ATGTTCGTTCCTCGCAGCCAGCGGATGCTGGACCAGTACCTCCAGGAGATCGGAACCATTGATCTCCTCAAGCCTGAGCAGGAGGTGGAGCTGGCCGTACGCATCAAGCAAGGCGACGAGGCGGCGTTGCACCAGATGGTCCGCGCGAACCTCCGGTTCGTGGTCTCGGTCGCGAAAAAGTACCAGGGGCAGGGGCTCTCGCTCGCGGACCTCATCAACGAGGGGAACTACGGGCTGATCAAAGCCGCGCAACGGTTCGATGAGACGCGTGGCTTCAAGTTCATCTCGTACGCCGTGTGGTGGATCCGGCAGGCCATCCTGCAAGCGCTCGCGGAGCAGAGCCGCGTGGTGCGGCTGCCGCTCAATCGGATCGGGACGATCTCGAAGATCCGCAAGGCGACAGCGCGCCTGCAGCAGATCCACGACCGCCCGCCGACCGCTGAGGAACTCGCAGCCGACCTCGACATCCCGGTCCAGAAGATCAAGGACGCCTTTGTCCACCAGAGCCGGAGCGTCTCCATGGACGCGCCCTTCGGTGAGGAGGACGACAACAACCTCTTGGACGTTCTCGCGGACGAGGCCGACGTGCCCCCGGACGAGGCACTGCTCGACGAAAGCCTCAAGCAGGACATCGAGCGCGCGCTGGGCACGCTCGACCCGCGAGAGGCCGAGATTACGCGCCTCTACTTCGGCATCGGCCGCGAGCACCCGCTAACGCTGGAGGAGATCGGGCAGAACTTCAGCTTGACGCGCGAGCGCGTGCGCCAGATCAAGGAAAAGGCGCTGCGCAAGCTTCGCCAGAAGCACCGCCGTGAGGAGCTGGAAAACCACGTCGGCGGATAG
- a CDS encoding aldo/keto reductase — protein MDTRPIGSLTVSTVGLGCNNFGWHIDEKASREVIHAALDAGITHFDTADVYGEGASEEMVGRALGARRNDVVLASKFGMGGGASPEAVLTSVEASLSRLGTDRIDLYYLHKPDEDTPIADTLGALATLVEEGKVREIACSNFSPAQLKEAREASGDAQFVALQNEYSLLHREPEEGTLEACRDLGLAFVPYFPLKSGLLTGKYRRGDAAPEGSRLGGKEGSKFESMGDSLLTETNLDTVERLIGWAESRGHTILDLAFSWLLAHEPVASVIAGATKPSQIRSNVEAASWHLTDADLAEIDDLLAQPA, from the coding sequence ATGGATACCCGCCCCATCGGATCGCTCACCGTTTCCACCGTCGGCCTCGGCTGCAACAACTTCGGCTGGCACATCGACGAAAAGGCCTCTCGCGAGGTCATCCACGCCGCGCTCGACGCCGGCATCACGCACTTCGACACGGCCGACGTATACGGCGAGGGCGCGAGCGAGGAGATGGTCGGCCGCGCGCTGGGTGCGCGCCGCAACGACGTCGTGCTCGCGAGCAAGTTCGGGATGGGCGGCGGCGCCTCGCCAGAGGCCGTCCTCACGTCCGTCGAGGCCAGCCTCTCGCGCCTCGGGACCGACCGCATCGACCTGTACTACCTCCACAAGCCCGACGAGGACACGCCCATCGCCGACACGCTTGGCGCGCTCGCGACGCTCGTCGAGGAGGGCAAGGTGCGCGAGATCGCGTGCTCCAACTTCTCGCCCGCCCAACTGAAAGAGGCCCGCGAGGCCTCTGGCGACGCGCAGTTCGTGGCGCTCCAGAACGAGTACAGCCTGCTCCACCGCGAGCCCGAAGAGGGCACGCTGGAGGCCTGCCGCGACCTCGGCCTGGCGTTCGTGCCCTACTTCCCGCTCAAAAGCGGGCTGCTGACCGGCAAGTACCGCCGCGGCGACGCCGCACCTGAGGGCTCGCGCCTAGGCGGCAAGGAAGGCAGCAAGTTCGAGTCCATGGGCGACTCGCTCCTGACCGAGACCAACCTCGACACCGTCGAGCGCCTTATCGGCTGGGCCGAGAGCCGCGGCCACACGATCCTCGATCTCGCCTTTTCGTGGCTTCTGGCGCACGAGCCCGTCGCCTCGGTCATCGCGGGCGCGACCAAGCCGTCGCAGATCCGCTCCAACGTGGAGGCCGCCTCGTGGCACCTCACCGACGCCGACCTCGCGGAGATCGACGACCTCCTCGCCCAGCCCGCCTGA